From the genome of Mastomys coucha isolate ucsf_1 unplaced genomic scaffold, UCSF_Mcou_1 pScaffold6, whole genome shotgun sequence, one region includes:
- the Exoc3l4 gene encoding exocyst complex component 3-like protein 4 isoform X1, protein MPLPQTGAPGPELKSPREPRKSQTLPTNTWKSNSMKEQSMHHEDSVKPSLGMLKRTLFRTSLRTSTHKPKEDPGLFRRGSRFLFRSLRRALDEGLTAGHPQGPVVPEKPSRVTDGSSRQAATGMEAEDLEPQAESKSVADLITERQLVKAFEQLRYLETQLVADKTSRTFTQDPTAYARRAMDLCLHYDGMAAEIGAIVREALSSQGVDRDALAELAQVVHLEEEAHQTSQAEGDFLSTPRHWRQHWEDAVRLSARERVQQAGAKVIPGAAEGASDLAQLLAELGGVVRHDLHKVRLEMQPAYEATDLPVWETYLRAFHSAVAQRLQELARDARGCEQLYVLLDWAANVYGSPNFLGAPDLALPTEPLPPLLEPALWARLESDYTSFLETKITSCFDSILQLEQNRWEANEDREVLQGLYHAPLSIDVHMLVAEHVKAAGAISAELETTTLQICARALCLFVPRFEKAFLASKAVSEWYLGAYINACVELRTSLLARFPGTIKELEKPLVAATNSFQKHLLQIAQQDMQPLFKVLYTKTWLTQDTLRPLMDKVVDFAHHLEHVTPSLAQETLQEVHRFVVREYLGQVLRPRERFSGLDRVNGSHKMNLDAQAISNTFQGLGSEAKWLDQAILSVAEVLGETYKDDIRRHLETLIQSYPDIRREHILAILALRRLGRRRNQNLLQHTQDLLRAAHAIRPPSHRVLFEEIEVPTSVDVLITCI, encoded by the exons ATGCCTCTGCCACAGACAGGGGCCCCTGGGCCAGAGCTTAAAAGCCCCAGGGAGCCCAGGAAGTCACAGACTCTCCCTACCAACACCTGGAAGTCCAACAGTATGAAAGAGCAAAGCATGCACCACGAGGACAGCGTGAAACCCAGCCTGGGCATGCTGAAGCGGACCCTTTTCCGGACCAGCCTGAGAACTTCAACCCACAAGCCCAAGGAGGACCCAGGCCTCTTCAGGCGCGGCTCCCGTTTCCTGTTCAGGTCCTTGAGACGGGCCCTAGATGAAGGCCTGACTGCTGGGCATCCTCAAGGCCCTGTGGTACCAGAGAAGCCCTCCAGAGTCACAGATggtagcagcaggcaggcagccactGGGATGGAGGCTGAGGATCTGGAGCCGCAGGCAG AAAGTAAATCCGTGGCAGATCTCATCACTGAGAGGCAGCTAGTGAAGGCCTTTGAACAGTTGCGGTACCTGGAGACGCAGCTGGTAGCCGACAAAACCTCCCGCACCTTTACACAGGACCCCACCGCCTATGCGCGGCGCGCTATGGACCTTTGTCTACACTACGACGGAATGGCTGCAGAGATCGGAGCCATTGTGCGCGAGGCGCTGAGTTCCCAAGGCGTGGATCGAGACGCTCTAGCGGAACTGGCCCAAGTGGTGCACTTGGAAGAGGAGGCCCATCAGACCTCCCAGGCCGAGGGTGATTTCTTGAGTACACCCCGCCACTGGCGTCAGCACTGGGAGGACGCGGTGCGGCTCAGCGCTCGGGAGCGCGTGCAGCAGGCAGGCGCCAAAGTCATCCCCGGGGCTGCTGAGGGCGCATCCGACCTAGCCCAGCTTCTGGCTGAGCTTGGTGGCGTGGTTCGCCACGACCTGCACAAGGTGCGATTAGAGATGCAGCCCGCCTACGAAGCCACGGACCTCCCAGTGTGGGAGACCTACTTGCGTGCCTTTCACAGCGCTGTGGCCCAGCGCCTGCAGGAGCTGGCGCGAGACGCCCGCGGCTGTGAGCAGCTCTACGTGCTGTTAGACTGGGCCGCTAATGTTTATGGCAG TCCTAACTTCCTGGGCGCCCCAGACTTGGCACTGCCCACCGAACCGCTGCCCCCACTCCTAGAGCCTGCTCTGTGGGCTCGACTGGAAAGTGACTACACTAGCTTCCTAGAg ACCAAGATCACAAGCTGTTTTGACAGCATCTTGCAGCTGGAACAGAATCGGTGGGAAGCCAACGAGGACCGGGAAGTGCTGCAGGGCCTCTACCACGCGCCCCTGTCCATCGATGTACACATG CTGGTAGCTGAGCACGTGAAGGCAGCTGGAGCTATCTCCGCGGAGCTGGAGACCACCACCCTGCAGATCTGCGCGCGTGCGCTCTGCCTCTTTGTGCCCAG GTTTGAAAAGGCTTTCCTGGCGTCGAAGGCGGTGAGCGAATGGTACCTGGGTGCCTACATTAACGCCTGCGTGGAGCTGAG AACCAGTCTTCTGGCCAGGTTCCCAGGAACCATAAAGGAACTGGAGAAACCCCTGGTGGCTGCCACCAATAGCTTCCAGAAGCATTTGCTCCAGATCGCACAGCAAGACATGCAG CCACTATTCAAGGTGCTATATACCAAGACCTGGCTCACACAGGACACACTGCGTCCCCTCATGGACAAGGTGGTGGACTTTGCACATCACCTTGAGCATGTGACCCCATCACTGGCACAG GAGACACTGCAGGAGGTGCACCGTTTTGTGGTCCGAGAATACCTGGGGCAGGTGCTGAGGCCCCGCGAGAGGTTCAGTGGCCTGGATCGAGTGAATGGCTCCCATAAGATGAACCTGGATGCTCAGGCCATTAGCAACACCTTCCAGGGCTTG GGCTCTGAAGCCAAGTGGCTGGACCAAGCCATCCTGTCGGTGGCCGAGGTCCTGGGTGAGACGTACAAAGACGACATCCGGCGGCACCTGGAAACACTTATACAGAGCTACCCGGACATCAG GCGAGAGCACATTCTGGCTATTCTAGCACTACGAAGACTCGGCCGCCGTCGGAATCAGAATCTCTTGCAGCATACTCAAGACTTGCTGAGAGCAGCCCACGCGATCAGGCCCCCCTCACACCGCGTGCTCTTTGAGGAGATTGAAGTGCCCACCTCTGTGGACGTGCTCATCACCTGCATCTAG
- the Exoc3l4 gene encoding exocyst complex component 3-like protein 4 isoform X2, with protein sequence MPLPQTGAPGPELKSPREPRKSQTLPTNTWKSNSMKEQSMHHEDSVKPSLGMLKRTLFRTSLRTSTHKPKEDPGLFRRGSRFLFRSLRRALDEGLTAGHPQGPVVPEKPSRVTDGSSRQAATGMEAEDLEPQAESKSVADLITERQLVKAFEQLRYLETQLVADKTSRTFTQDPTAYARRAMDLCLHYDGMAAEIGAIVREALSSQGVDRDALAELAQVVHLEEEAHQTSQAEGDFLSTPRHWRQHWEDAVRLSARERVQQAGAKVIPGAAEGASDLAQLLAELGGVVRHDLHKVRLEMQPAYEATDLPVWETYLRAFHSAVAQRLQELARDARGCEQLYVLLDWAANVYGSPNFLGAPDLALPTEPLPPLLEPALWARLESDYTSFLETKITSCFDSILQLEQNRWEANEDREVLQGLYHAPLSIDVHMLVAEHVKAAGAISAELETTTLQICARALCLFVPRFEKAFLASKAVSEWYLGAYINACVELRTSLLARFPGTIKELEKPLVAATNSFQKHLLQIAQQDMQPLFKVLYTKTWLTQDTLRPLMDKETLQEVHRFVVREYLGQVLRPRERFSGLDRVNGSHKMNLDAQAISNTFQGLGSEAKWLDQAILSVAEVLGETYKDDIRRHLETLIQSYPDIRREHILAILALRRLGRRRNQNLLQHTQDLLRAAHAIRPPSHRVLFEEIEVPTSVDVLITCI encoded by the exons ATGCCTCTGCCACAGACAGGGGCCCCTGGGCCAGAGCTTAAAAGCCCCAGGGAGCCCAGGAAGTCACAGACTCTCCCTACCAACACCTGGAAGTCCAACAGTATGAAAGAGCAAAGCATGCACCACGAGGACAGCGTGAAACCCAGCCTGGGCATGCTGAAGCGGACCCTTTTCCGGACCAGCCTGAGAACTTCAACCCACAAGCCCAAGGAGGACCCAGGCCTCTTCAGGCGCGGCTCCCGTTTCCTGTTCAGGTCCTTGAGACGGGCCCTAGATGAAGGCCTGACTGCTGGGCATCCTCAAGGCCCTGTGGTACCAGAGAAGCCCTCCAGAGTCACAGATggtagcagcaggcaggcagccactGGGATGGAGGCTGAGGATCTGGAGCCGCAGGCAG AAAGTAAATCCGTGGCAGATCTCATCACTGAGAGGCAGCTAGTGAAGGCCTTTGAACAGTTGCGGTACCTGGAGACGCAGCTGGTAGCCGACAAAACCTCCCGCACCTTTACACAGGACCCCACCGCCTATGCGCGGCGCGCTATGGACCTTTGTCTACACTACGACGGAATGGCTGCAGAGATCGGAGCCATTGTGCGCGAGGCGCTGAGTTCCCAAGGCGTGGATCGAGACGCTCTAGCGGAACTGGCCCAAGTGGTGCACTTGGAAGAGGAGGCCCATCAGACCTCCCAGGCCGAGGGTGATTTCTTGAGTACACCCCGCCACTGGCGTCAGCACTGGGAGGACGCGGTGCGGCTCAGCGCTCGGGAGCGCGTGCAGCAGGCAGGCGCCAAAGTCATCCCCGGGGCTGCTGAGGGCGCATCCGACCTAGCCCAGCTTCTGGCTGAGCTTGGTGGCGTGGTTCGCCACGACCTGCACAAGGTGCGATTAGAGATGCAGCCCGCCTACGAAGCCACGGACCTCCCAGTGTGGGAGACCTACTTGCGTGCCTTTCACAGCGCTGTGGCCCAGCGCCTGCAGGAGCTGGCGCGAGACGCCCGCGGCTGTGAGCAGCTCTACGTGCTGTTAGACTGGGCCGCTAATGTTTATGGCAG TCCTAACTTCCTGGGCGCCCCAGACTTGGCACTGCCCACCGAACCGCTGCCCCCACTCCTAGAGCCTGCTCTGTGGGCTCGACTGGAAAGTGACTACACTAGCTTCCTAGAg ACCAAGATCACAAGCTGTTTTGACAGCATCTTGCAGCTGGAACAGAATCGGTGGGAAGCCAACGAGGACCGGGAAGTGCTGCAGGGCCTCTACCACGCGCCCCTGTCCATCGATGTACACATG CTGGTAGCTGAGCACGTGAAGGCAGCTGGAGCTATCTCCGCGGAGCTGGAGACCACCACCCTGCAGATCTGCGCGCGTGCGCTCTGCCTCTTTGTGCCCAG GTTTGAAAAGGCTTTCCTGGCGTCGAAGGCGGTGAGCGAATGGTACCTGGGTGCCTACATTAACGCCTGCGTGGAGCTGAG AACCAGTCTTCTGGCCAGGTTCCCAGGAACCATAAAGGAACTGGAGAAACCCCTGGTGGCTGCCACCAATAGCTTCCAGAAGCATTTGCTCCAGATCGCACAGCAAGACATGCAG CCACTATTCAAGGTGCTATATACCAAGACCTGGCTCACACAGGACACACTGCGTCCCCTCATGGACAAG GAGACACTGCAGGAGGTGCACCGTTTTGTGGTCCGAGAATACCTGGGGCAGGTGCTGAGGCCCCGCGAGAGGTTCAGTGGCCTGGATCGAGTGAATGGCTCCCATAAGATGAACCTGGATGCTCAGGCCATTAGCAACACCTTCCAGGGCTTG GGCTCTGAAGCCAAGTGGCTGGACCAAGCCATCCTGTCGGTGGCCGAGGTCCTGGGTGAGACGTACAAAGACGACATCCGGCGGCACCTGGAAACACTTATACAGAGCTACCCGGACATCAG GCGAGAGCACATTCTGGCTATTCTAGCACTACGAAGACTCGGCCGCCGTCGGAATCAGAATCTCTTGCAGCATACTCAAGACTTGCTGAGAGCAGCCCACGCGATCAGGCCCCCCTCACACCGCGTGCTCTTTGAGGAGATTGAAGTGCCCACCTCTGTGGACGTGCTCATCACCTGCATCTAG
- the Exoc3l4 gene encoding exocyst complex component 3-like protein 4 isoform X3: protein MPLPQTGAPGPELKSPREPRKSQTLPTNTWKSNSMKEQSMHHEDSVKPSLGMLKRTLFRTSLRTSTHKPKEDPGLFRRGSRFLFRSLRRALDEGLTAGHPQGPVVPEKPSRVTDGSSRQAATGMEAEDLEPQAESKSVADLITERQLVKAFEQLRYLETQLVADKTSRTFTQDPTAYARRAMDLCLHYDGMAAEIGAIVREALSSQGVDRDALAELAQVVHLEEEAHQTSQAEGDFLSTPRHWRQHWEDAVRLSARERVQQAGAKVIPGAAEGASDLAQLLAELGGVVRHDLHKVRLEMQPAYEATDLPVWETYLRAFHSAVAQRLQELARDARGCEQLYVLLDWAANVYGSPNFLGAPDLALPTEPLPPLLEPALWARLESDYTSFLETKITSCFDSILQLEQNRWEANEDREVLQGLYHAPLSIDVHMLVAEHVKAAGAISAELETTTLQICARALCLFVPRFEKAFLASKAVSEWYLGAYINACVELRTSLLARFPGTIKELEKPLVAATNSFQKHLLQIAQQDMQETLQEVHRFVVREYLGQVLRPRERFSGLDRVNGSHKMNLDAQAISNTFQGLGSEAKWLDQAILSVAEVLGETYKDDIRRHLETLIQSYPDIRREHILAILALRRLGRRRNQNLLQHTQDLLRAAHAIRPPSHRVLFEEIEVPTSVDVLITCI, encoded by the exons ATGCCTCTGCCACAGACAGGGGCCCCTGGGCCAGAGCTTAAAAGCCCCAGGGAGCCCAGGAAGTCACAGACTCTCCCTACCAACACCTGGAAGTCCAACAGTATGAAAGAGCAAAGCATGCACCACGAGGACAGCGTGAAACCCAGCCTGGGCATGCTGAAGCGGACCCTTTTCCGGACCAGCCTGAGAACTTCAACCCACAAGCCCAAGGAGGACCCAGGCCTCTTCAGGCGCGGCTCCCGTTTCCTGTTCAGGTCCTTGAGACGGGCCCTAGATGAAGGCCTGACTGCTGGGCATCCTCAAGGCCCTGTGGTACCAGAGAAGCCCTCCAGAGTCACAGATggtagcagcaggcaggcagccactGGGATGGAGGCTGAGGATCTGGAGCCGCAGGCAG AAAGTAAATCCGTGGCAGATCTCATCACTGAGAGGCAGCTAGTGAAGGCCTTTGAACAGTTGCGGTACCTGGAGACGCAGCTGGTAGCCGACAAAACCTCCCGCACCTTTACACAGGACCCCACCGCCTATGCGCGGCGCGCTATGGACCTTTGTCTACACTACGACGGAATGGCTGCAGAGATCGGAGCCATTGTGCGCGAGGCGCTGAGTTCCCAAGGCGTGGATCGAGACGCTCTAGCGGAACTGGCCCAAGTGGTGCACTTGGAAGAGGAGGCCCATCAGACCTCCCAGGCCGAGGGTGATTTCTTGAGTACACCCCGCCACTGGCGTCAGCACTGGGAGGACGCGGTGCGGCTCAGCGCTCGGGAGCGCGTGCAGCAGGCAGGCGCCAAAGTCATCCCCGGGGCTGCTGAGGGCGCATCCGACCTAGCCCAGCTTCTGGCTGAGCTTGGTGGCGTGGTTCGCCACGACCTGCACAAGGTGCGATTAGAGATGCAGCCCGCCTACGAAGCCACGGACCTCCCAGTGTGGGAGACCTACTTGCGTGCCTTTCACAGCGCTGTGGCCCAGCGCCTGCAGGAGCTGGCGCGAGACGCCCGCGGCTGTGAGCAGCTCTACGTGCTGTTAGACTGGGCCGCTAATGTTTATGGCAG TCCTAACTTCCTGGGCGCCCCAGACTTGGCACTGCCCACCGAACCGCTGCCCCCACTCCTAGAGCCTGCTCTGTGGGCTCGACTGGAAAGTGACTACACTAGCTTCCTAGAg ACCAAGATCACAAGCTGTTTTGACAGCATCTTGCAGCTGGAACAGAATCGGTGGGAAGCCAACGAGGACCGGGAAGTGCTGCAGGGCCTCTACCACGCGCCCCTGTCCATCGATGTACACATG CTGGTAGCTGAGCACGTGAAGGCAGCTGGAGCTATCTCCGCGGAGCTGGAGACCACCACCCTGCAGATCTGCGCGCGTGCGCTCTGCCTCTTTGTGCCCAG GTTTGAAAAGGCTTTCCTGGCGTCGAAGGCGGTGAGCGAATGGTACCTGGGTGCCTACATTAACGCCTGCGTGGAGCTGAG AACCAGTCTTCTGGCCAGGTTCCCAGGAACCATAAAGGAACTGGAGAAACCCCTGGTGGCTGCCACCAATAGCTTCCAGAAGCATTTGCTCCAGATCGCACAGCAAGACATGCAG GAGACACTGCAGGAGGTGCACCGTTTTGTGGTCCGAGAATACCTGGGGCAGGTGCTGAGGCCCCGCGAGAGGTTCAGTGGCCTGGATCGAGTGAATGGCTCCCATAAGATGAACCTGGATGCTCAGGCCATTAGCAACACCTTCCAGGGCTTG GGCTCTGAAGCCAAGTGGCTGGACCAAGCCATCCTGTCGGTGGCCGAGGTCCTGGGTGAGACGTACAAAGACGACATCCGGCGGCACCTGGAAACACTTATACAGAGCTACCCGGACATCAG GCGAGAGCACATTCTGGCTATTCTAGCACTACGAAGACTCGGCCGCCGTCGGAATCAGAATCTCTTGCAGCATACTCAAGACTTGCTGAGAGCAGCCCACGCGATCAGGCCCCCCTCACACCGCGTGCTCTTTGAGGAGATTGAAGTGCCCACCTCTGTGGACGTGCTCATCACCTGCATCTAG